The Enoplosus armatus isolate fEnoArm2 chromosome 5, fEnoArm2.hap1, whole genome shotgun sequence genome contains the following window.
ACAACAGTCAGTGGAGTCGATTTTGTCAACAACCTTTGAGAAACTATCCCTCTGGTTTGTGCTTCAAGCTGTTCCACTTCCCTCAGAAAATGACATCATACAAACCCAGATTTTAATGagagctctgattggacagcagTGTTTCATAGTTAACGAGGTGCCCTGTTGTCTGTCAGACAGTAGCCACccagcagcatgtgtgtatgtgtgtgtgtgtgtgtgtgtgtgtgtgtgtgtgtgtgtgtgtgtgtgtgtgtgtgcgagagagtgAAAAGCAACTGGTCTTGAACGTGCATAAAAactctcatcagaccaggtttGTTCACTTTAAGACATCAGGAAGAGAGCTTGGCTTGCACTTTCTTGTATTCCTGCTATGAAATTTGACATGTATCTGCATTTGAAATATTCCATTAATTTCACCGCAGgccttttcaaatcaaatttaatttaGAGCCATTTCTACTGTGAACATTAGATGCTTTTTTGCTTTGGGCGCAATGGGGGACAAAATCGGTGGTGTTGAGGCACGTCAGCACCACCTCAACATGGTGGCACGTTGATAAAGAGGCTCTCAAATTAGTCATGACAAATTGGATGAAGCATCAAAAACGGGGAAAAACAGACActatttgtgtttaaaatccACTGAGTGAATTGAAATAATTATCCTGgacctcaaaaaaaaaaaagagagagacattgcTGTTGACTGACACATTGGATCTGGCGGGGATCAAAAGTGTTAACCTGTGGGGTTGGATGGGGCGGAGGGCTGCAGCAACCTAGAAAAGATAAGTCAGTTGTCATCCCTTTACTTTATCAGTGTTAACAGGCTCTCTCATCAACAGTGAATCTTAAGGTATTAGCAATCAAGATGGATGCCAAAGAGGGTAAAACCACCGGCAATGTGGCATCAGCACATCACCGTTTGTGTTCCGCTGGGGTCTCTTATGGTTATTACAGCCAAGGATCACTTTTTACTCCCGTCTCCACAGGCGTGTTCTCTCCGAGAATGAAATCAATACCTCTAAATGGGAATCAGAGAATCAGAACATCCTCAGTGCCTCCATCTGATGGACTCGAAAACAAGCCGTGTTTCCGTTGTTTTCACCTTTACTTTTTGTTGCCATGATTTACATGACAGGTTTCTGTCTAATTTCACCGTACATCTCAGAACCAtagggagagcagagagcatgAAAAGGTCATAAAAATCCTTGAGCAGTGCTGACAAGTGCCCTTTTCTACATTTAATTCTCCATCCTGATGTGCAACTCggagcaagaaaaacacacaagcctTGTTACATGATGGAAATGTACATGGCACATAGTTACCTAATATAGGAAACCTGTCCTGTGATCATTCAAGAAATTATATGGTTCAGTGGTGATGCAGCCTGGtggcacaaaaaaacattctgttATTTCCATTAAAAGGCTACAGAGACATGGGCTTCTGACAGCGTTGGTGCAGCCTTTCATCATCCCAGGTGCCATTATTGCAGAAAAgctccatttcattttgtgattgaTACCTTGCTGGCAGTCTCTCTGCAATCTTGGTCAGACTCTGAATTCTTGCAGCATGCTCTCATAAAGGCTATGATGCTATTTATTAATTCAAAGATCTCTATTTTTTGACTCAGTGTCTCTCTTATTTCCCtttgtctgtctcacacacaggaCCTGGAAGCTGATCAACAATGGAGCGGCTGGTTGTGTGCGTGCTGCTGTGTGCAGCTCTGGTGAAGGGATACAACTGCCCTGGCCGCTGCATCTGCCAGCACCTCTCCCCCACTCTGACTCTGCTCTGTGCTAAGACTGGTCTGTTGTTCGTGCCCCCCACCATCGACCGCAAGACTGTCGAGCTGCGACTCACCGACAACTTCATCACCATTATCCGCAGGAAAGATTTCTTCAACATGACAAGTTTGGTCCACCTCACCTTGTCCCGTAACACCATCAGCCAGATCACCCCCCACGCCTTTGTCGGCCTGCGATCCCTGCGGGCGCTCCATATGGATGGAAACCGCCTCAGTGCGATAAAGAGCGACCACTTTAAAGGCCTCATCAACCTGCGGCACCTCATCCTGGGAAACAACCAGATCCACCAGGTGGCTCCCACCTCCtttgatgagtttgtttccaccaTAGAGGACTTGGATCTTTCCAATAACAACCTGCGCGGCCTTCCCTGGGAAGCCATAGCCAGAATGACCAACATTAACACGCTCACACTGGACCACAACCTGATTGACCACATTGGAGCGGGGACTTTTACGCTGCTCACCAAGCTGGTCCGCCTGGACATGACCTCTAACAGGCTGCAGAAGCTGCCGCCAGATAGCCTGTTCCAGCATGCCCAGGTCCTGTCTGACGCCAAgggctccagctcctccactcTGGCTGTGAGCTTTGGTGGAAACCCTCTTCACTGTAACTGTGAGCTGCTGTGGCTCCGCAGGCTGACAAGAGAGGACGATCTGGAGACATGCGCCTCGCCAGATCACCTCATGGACAAGTATTTCTGGTCCATTCAAGAGGAGGAGTTTATCTGTGACCCGCCGCTGATCACCAAACATCTTTCCACTAAGCCCTTTGTGATGGAAGGGCAGGGTGTGACTCTTAAATGCAAAGCCGTGGGTGATCCAGATCCAGATATTCACTGGCGGTCACCAGACGGCAAGCTGGTGCATAATAACTCCCGCACCATCCTGTATGATAATGGCACCCTTGATATTCTCATCACCACGCTGAAGGACAGCGGAGCATTTAATTGTGTGGCATCCAATGCCGCAGGCATCGCCACAGCTGCTGTTGAGATCAACATGATCCCCTTACCCTTGTTTGTTAACAACACAGGCCACATGCGTGAGGACCCCGGCCTCTCAGacatcaccacctcctccaAATCTGGCAATGACACCAAGGGCTATGACAAGCAGGACAGGAGGGTGATGGTCACCGAGctgacctcctcctccgctgTGATTCGTTGGCCATCTGAGCGCCACATCCCCGGCATCAGGATGTACCAGATTCAGTACAACAGCACAGCAGATGATACTTTGGTGTACAGGTAAGCCATGGTGGcgggggtggatggatggatgggggtgggggttcgGTAGAACAGGGACATGAGGAAAGGTGAGACATCTGGAGTTACCATCTGCTGAATGACACGGCGGTACGTTATGGCAGATTGACTGATCCCAAAGATGCAAAATAATCAAGTATGTCCAAAAAGAAGCAGAGCCCCTATAGTGTAATATGGGGGATAAACTGAGGAGGGATGTTTTTCCgtaaattaaaatgcattaaaatgcataaaagtTTACAGTACCCTTGAGATATTTACAGAttcagcaaatacattttgatctCTGATGTTTGAGTAGTAGAATAGATAGTGGAGTACAACACTTTAAAGGACTAAAGGGCCTTTTCAGCATCATTAAAACATAATatgacaataaacaataacacGAGGGCCAGCGACACCACTGCATGTAACTGTTTGTATCATTAGTACGTGTCTGCATTAATTGGTTGAAACACAGTGTGATTAGATGTGGTTGTCTAATAATAGGCTTggttgcagtggtggaagaggtaTTCAGATCATGTACTCACTGTAAGTAAAGTAGCAATAccataatataaaaatactccattacaagtacaagtc
Protein-coding sequences here:
- the lrfn1 gene encoding leucine-rich repeat and fibronectin type III domain-containing protein 1; protein product: MERLVVCVLLCAALVKGYNCPGRCICQHLSPTLTLLCAKTGLLFVPPTIDRKTVELRLTDNFITIIRRKDFFNMTSLVHLTLSRNTISQITPHAFVGLRSLRALHMDGNRLSAIKSDHFKGLINLRHLILGNNQIHQVAPTSFDEFVSTIEDLDLSNNNLRGLPWEAIARMTNINTLTLDHNLIDHIGAGTFTLLTKLVRLDMTSNRLQKLPPDSLFQHAQVLSDAKGSSSSTLAVSFGGNPLHCNCELLWLRRLTREDDLETCASPDHLMDKYFWSIQEEEFICDPPLITKHLSTKPFVMEGQGVTLKCKAVGDPDPDIHWRSPDGKLVHNNSRTILYDNGTLDILITTLKDSGAFNCVASNAAGIATAAVEINMIPLPLFVNNTGHMREDPGLSDITTSSKSGNDTKGYDKQDRRVMVTELTSSSAVIRWPSERHIPGIRMYQIQYNSTADDTLVYRMIPSTSKNFLINDLAAGREYDLCVLAVYDDGITSLTATRVVGCVQFHTASEVSQCRFMHSQFLGGTMIIIIGGIIVASVLVFIIILMIRYKAYSSPEDSKTKVSSSMHSQTNGSQQRLQRSASKQPSDEGQREALAPKECMALVLRVDNEKREDPAATTAILEVELPPLTVDKMKRRTSLDAQCSGPPSEDTQTDSSLTGSTMSLCLIGPNAGTKEAPRLKDKKSALANMGLLPNELARTRHRFSFDGGDYSIFQSHSYPRRARTRWHKSTNQLNMESSPLANRRVTFSSTEWMLESTV